The genomic region TCTTTTTATGAATATGCTCACCAAGGGTTTCCTTTGCCAGTTTACTCCCTTTTAATAATTCTAATGCCTCTTTTAGATTTCTTGAAAGTGTTTCAATTCTTGCTTCTTTCATTTCTTCTTCACCCATGTGGTAAATGTCCTTTTCTTGAGGAGGGAGAAGTTCTAAGTTTTCTTTAATTCCTTCTGTTCCAGCTGCCTGAATAATAGCCAGTGCCAAATAGATATTGCAAGCAGGATCAGGACTTCTTAATTCAATCCGCATCGAGTTTTCCATTCCTGATCGATACTCAGGGACTCTAATGTAGGCGGATCTGTTTCTCATTCCCCAAGCCATATAAACAGGAGCTTCATACCCTGGAACAAGCCTTTTATAAGAATTTACCCATTGATTTAATATTACTTGAATTTCCTTTCCATATTTGATTAAACCCATCATGAATCTCTTGGCAAGCTCTGAGATTTTCCCATCTTGGAAGAATAGATTTCTCTCTCCCTTCCACAATGATAGATGTAGATGAAGTCCATTCCCACAAAGCCCTGTAATTGGTTTTGGCATAAAAGAGACAAAAAGACCTGACTTTCTGGCCACCCTTTTCAGCACATATTTTGTCAATATTACCGAGTCAGCCATTGTTAAGGCATCGGAAAAACTTATGTCAATCTCATGCTGGCTTGGAGCTACCTCATGATGATCGCATTCAATATCGATTCCCATCTCCTTTAAATAGAGCATGGCTGCCTTCCTGATCTCTCCCCATTTTCCTCCATGGAAATAACCACCATGGTCTAAAAGCTTAGGAGCATCTTCATTCTCAAAGATAAAGAATTCAAGCTCTGGACCAGCAAAGAGCTCCCCGAAATCCTTATTTTTTTCTAAAGTTTTCTTTAAAATATAGCGGGAATCACCTGCGAAATGTTCACCTCGTGGGGTAAAGATATCACCAAAAACAACAGCCTCTCTCCATACCAAACCAGAAAACTCATAGCCCCAGGGTAAAATCCTAAAAGTCTTTGGATCAGGAACAATATTCAAATCTGACTCTTCTATTCTGGCGAATCCTTCCACAGAACTTCCGTCAAACCCTTTCCCATTCTCAAAGGCAGACTCTATCTCCTCTGAAGGAATGCAAAAGCTCATCTCTCTTCCCAAAACATCAGGAAAGATTATTCGGACAAATCTAACATCTTTATCTTCCCTCAAAAAATACAATACTTCCTTTTCGCTTTGAAAATTAAAATTTTTCATTATACCTCCTGTAATAACTTTTGAACGGAAGGCTCACCGCAATCCCGCCCCTTCAGGGCGGGTTAAGGAGAGCAATATTAATGAAAAAATACCTTGCCGTCGAAGAATCCCCGCCATAATAAATGGCGGGATTCTTCAAATAGGGAAAACCCTTCGAAATAATCAATTCTAAGGATACGATTCTATCTAAAATTCAAGATAAAAGAAAGCCAAAGAACTAATTTCTTGACAATTATTTTATCAGGAAGTATTAAAATAGAAGCTGTAAGTTTGATAAGGAGGTTGGAAACATGAAAAGGATAAGTTTCTTTATGGGAACCCTTCTAACTTTATATTCTCCTCTCTTCGCTATTCAGGAAGTCCGCTTACTAAGACAGCCCAATACCAATGGAGCAGAAATCGTTTTCGTATATGGAGGAGACTTATGGACTGTACCAATAAATGGTGGAGAAGCTCGCAGGTTGACTGCCCATCCAGGAATGGAGTCTTCGCCTAAGTATTCGCCGGATGGAAAATATATAGCTTTTACGGGTCACTATGATGGAAATATGGATGTCTTTGTTATCCCAGCTCTGGGAGGAGATCCAAGAAGGCTGACATATCATCCTGATAATGATCTGGTCGAAGGGTGGACTCCAAATGGCGAAAAGATACTATTCAGATCCACACGTTATAGCTATAGCAGATTCAGTAGGTTATTCGCAGTAGATTCCGCAGGGGGTTTTCCTAAGCCTCTGCCAATGCCTATGGCTGAGATGGGGTCTTTTTCTCCTGATGGAACCCATATTGCTTATACCCCCCTCCGAAATGCCTTCGACACCTGGAAAAAATACAAGGGAGGAAGAACTACTCCTATCTGGGTCTTCAATCT from Acidobacteriota bacterium harbors:
- a CDS encoding glutamine synthetase family protein, giving the protein MKNFNFQSEKEVLYFLREDKDVRFVRIIFPDVLGREMSFCIPSEEIESAFENGKGFDGSSVEGFARIEESDLNIVPDPKTFRILPWGYEFSGLVWREAVVFGDIFTPRGEHFAGDSRYILKKTLEKNKDFGELFAGPELEFFIFENEDAPKLLDHGGYFHGGKWGEIRKAAMLYLKEMGIDIECDHHEVAPSQHEIDISFSDALTMADSVILTKYVLKRVARKSGLFVSFMPKPITGLCGNGLHLHLSLWKGERNLFFQDGKISELAKRFMMGLIKYGKEIQVILNQWVNSYKRLVPGYEAPVYMAWGMRNRSAYIRVPEYRSGMENSMRIELRSPDPACNIYLALAIIQAAGTEGIKENLELLPPQEKDIYHMGEEEMKEARIETLSRNLKEALELLKGSKLAKETLGEHIHKKIIQNKEIEWERYEKAVGRRFEKEVSPYEVEEYFPGL